Within Sardina pilchardus chromosome 21, fSarPil1.1, whole genome shotgun sequence, the genomic segment ATTGCTGAAGGGTAGAAGCTGTTGAAGTGCGTCTCTCCCGTCTTCAGAGATCTTTTGCGTCTTCCTGAGGGCAGAAGTTGGAAGAGGATCATAGGTCGGATGTGAGGCGTCCCTGATGATCTTGGTTGCTCGATTCAAACTGCGTTCAGCATACAGAGAGTGGACTGATGGAAGGTCACAACCAGTGATGTTGGAGGCTTTGGTGACAACTCTCTCTAATTTCCTCCTGGTGCGGCTGTCAGAGCTTCCATATCAGATGGTGATTGAAGATCAAATGATGCTTTCAATGATTACTTTGTAGAAGAACTAAAAGGGTTTTGTTGACGTGAAGCTTTTTCAGTTGTCTTTGGAAATGAAGTCTCTGATATGCCTTTTTGATAAGGTGGGTGGATGTCCCATTTCAAATTATGGTTGATATGTGAGCCAAGAAATGTAAAGGAGTCAGTCAAGGTTATAGGCTGTTCGCATATAATAGACTTGGCTTTGGTGTTGGGCCCCCTTCTCATGTCCACAATCTCATGCATAATGTATTGTGGTGTAAGATGATAGCGTAATTATaactgtcaaaacaataaatgcTGCTTTTCAATTTCTCTGTAATGTATGATCATTGGATGGAAATTGCTAAACTaatcagtattttttttaaaacattttaaggTTGGCTACAGATATATCTTTTGAGACTTTGTTATAATAACACAGTTGCCCTGAGGCCTGGTTGACGTTGCCAGACCTGTACTAGTCATATAACTAAGCCAGCAGAGTGAAGTACAATGGGTTGTTTGGCTAAGCACATGGGAGCTTTGTACAAAGTGTTAGAGTGTGTTCATTGGCTTTCCCAGCTTGGCCTCTGGCTATGACCCTGACTGGTCATGTGTCCAGACCACACTATGTACATTTCAACCTTTAGTTCCCTCCTCTCAATGGACTTGGACAATAGTAGAATTAGGAATGCAGTCATTTTGCCAGCAGATTCAATGATTTTTGGATATAGGCTACTCATTATGCCTGCTGCTTTTCTTTGCTTTTTAAAGaatgatcacatttttttttttatctcgtCTTGCCAAACCATGCCTAATCAGTGGCGGGAGTATGGAATGTAATTTCATTCAGTTGGACAACAGGACAGTATGTGTGCTGTACTGCTTCTTGGTGTTTTTAATTCTGTGTTGTGCTCTGTTATGTTCCCTTCAACCTCTCCATTTTTAATGAAGCCTTACCTAAGCGCATTAACAATTCAACAGGAGATCATGGTGAACCTATGACCGCAATTGAGTAAATGAGACCATTAACTGTTGCGTGTTTAATTTCATTCTACAAACTGTCTTAGTGTTTTAAAGTGTGATTTTTAACCATAAAAAGTGCAAAAAGGCATCATTTTACAACTTGGTGTTATTGCATTATGTTTTCTCTGGATTAACTggaatttgtatttgtttgataTTTTCTTTCATAGAAAATCTTTTGATAATCACTAATGTGTTTTCttcttgtgtgtttttctctttgaAGGTGTATAAACAACTTGTTTGAAAGAGGTGATGATCATTAATTAACTGGACCAAGTTGTTCATAttttgcagaaaaaaaaaattgtcttaTTATAGAGCTTATATAAACAGGGGAAACCGAAGCGGCAAGATGGATTCTGTGGTGGAAATCTGTTCAAACACCAAAATGGTGCATGTTCCATACAATAGCACATGTTTCTCATTGGCTGACGAACAGAATGGCAATGACTTGCCAAGTCCAGTCTCTGCCAGGAGCATCAGCAGCCTTAGCAACAGAAGTGTGGAGAGTCCACCTGACATTGAGATGTTTGAGTGTCTGAGTGATGGCAATTCAGTGGAGGGTGATCCCTCATGCTCCTTTTTAAAGAGCTCTCCAAGCCCCATAGGGTTGATTATCACAGACCTCCACAATGATGCGCACAATGATAACTCAAGATGCAGTGGAGATGGCAGTGCTGATGGGAGTAGCAGGGCCTCAAGCCCATCCCTGTCCTCTGCCGGGCAAAGCGTCTCGGAGAGTTCCTCTGAGCCCCCCTGCCGCAGCTTCAGCGATGGCTCCATGGACAGGGTCCTGCGCAGCAACAGCTTCTGCCTGCAGGACTCGGACCAGGCCCTCAGCATCTCCTATCTGGCGGAGTCGGCAGGATCCCCAGCGACGCCCTCTGACCTGGGTATGCCCTCTCTCCAGGATCTGGGGGGCACCCCAAAAGAGCAAAGGAAGCACCTGCACCTGGGAGATGTCCCCTTTAACCCGCATAATCAAACCTATTTCCTGGATGAATGTACAGGGCTACCTGCTCTAAGTGTGGCAGCAAAGGCCAGAGGAAGTCCACTAGCTGTGCCCACTTCAAAGTTTGATTATGTCAGCCCAGGGTCCTATAGAACTGGTCACTCTGCTCTGAAGCTGCGGCACAGTAATACTCAGGGATCCGGTCAGCTGCTGACGGCAGGAGACAGCACTTTTGTGGTACCTGCCTGTGAGGAGCGTGACCCCAGCAATGTGCAGACATCCACACCAGTGCAGTCCCTAAGCAACAAGACATTCTGCCTACCAACCCTCAACGAGTCACCTTTCACAAAAGAACCAGGAGACCAGGGAAGCTCAAAAGCTGACTGCATAAAAGAACAGCCTGGGCCCGGCCCCACAGTGACAGAGGCTACAGTAGCACCCAAGGTCAAAAAGTTCACCAAGCCCGATTTTAGTTCTGTGAAGTCAAAGATCTTCTCAAGGCAGGCAAGCACACAAAAGTCATCAAATCCTCCAGTTGTGCAAGCTTCTCCATTTCCTTCGTCTAAGCGTAAGGAGGTCCAGGTTCAGAAACCGGCTCACCCGACACGGAATAAACCCTCCCCTACATCGGCCGCTGTGTCCAGTCCCTCTGCTACACCTAAAAGGATTGCTTTTAGTAGGGTAGAGGCGCCACCTTCAGACAAACAAGAGAAGCCCCCTGCAAGTCACAAAAAGCTTATGTTCCCCAGGCCTCGGCCGCGTCTGTGGTCTGACAGTTCCTCTGTGCCCAAAACAAAGGCCGACACTCAGCACCAGAGGGGGAAAACGGCCCCTCCCAATTTCATAGCTAAGGTCTACAAAGCTGTCACTCAGTCCAAGGCTGTTCCTCAGAGACAGCAGTTGAAGTCCATACAGGGCCATCAGAATGGCTCCACATTTCCTCAAGAGGATGCACTCAGCAAAAAAGGCCCAGAGTCCCGGTTGGAGCGGACAAAGATAAGCCCAAAAGTAAGTTGATATACATTTGTTTGATTACTGCATTTAGACGTTTTAATGGGAGTAGATTATGTTTTTTCTCCATAGGGTCTCATTGTGTTCTATATTGGGACATACATACTGCCCATTTTTCTGTAGTTCTGTTGTTTCAGATTATATTTATTGttcttatttattttgtcaATCAACTAGTTGTTCTGTCTTGTAATATGTTTGCAATGCGTTTCATAAAGCTTCAAAATGCATATACTTTCACGTATACAGTACAACAGAAGCATTGTTTTAACATTAATATCATTTTATGAAAccaaatgattttttttgtaaaagcacCGGTATTTCTTTGAGAGCAGAGTCTCTTCAACGGCTGGccttgtgcatgtgtacacGTCTCTGGCAAACCCACTCCATGTGCATCACATGTTTGTAGAcgacagaaaagaagaaaggcAGGGCAAGAGACCTTGGCCAGGCCTGCTGGACTCCCCAGGGAGTGTAGATACAATAGCAACCTGGCTCTGCACTCCGCACTCCCACTGCACCGCTGTTTCAGCCAGCACTATGGTGCAGCTCGGGACCAGGGAGTTTGGGGTTCACACTGGGGATTGTGTCAGTGATGGTCAGCTCCTCTTGCAGACGGCGAGCACCAAGCCAGCGGGGTCAGTGACCGGACCAGCAGTGGGACCCGGAGCAGGACCAGGAGCTGgcttggaggagaggaagggccGGTTTGGAGTGCAGTCGTCTCCCTGCCGCGAGCGAGGTGCCCCAGGCTCCCCGGCCGCCGGGGGAAGCGGCCCACGGCAGACGCCCACTATGGCCAGGCTGAGGCTGGGCAGTAACCGCGGGTTCAGTCCCAACAAGGACAGCCAGGCTCCAGGTAagtctgccacacacaagatCCATCCCTCAGTATTATAATTGCTTACGGGTGATTTTGGTTCAACTCAACTTGTTTCTTTCATTTGAGTGTATTCACGTATTTGTCGTTTTGTGTACAATGCACTTTTGACATGATTTGTTGTGATTTGTTCCTGTAAAGATATCAAAATGTAGGAAATAAATATGTAATTTATGAAAATATTTATAACATTTATTTGGTGAACTCTTCTGGCTTATCTGAGTTTTAAGAAACCTAGAGCAGTTTTGATTCATCGttatgtgtgcattttgaaACATTACATGCAGTACCTCTTTTCGCCATGGGAGGGAAATCATAGAGTAGGACATACATGGGGTTACAGGACAAGATTATTTCTTATATCACTGTTTGCTGGTGCTGAACCTGTTAAGTAGTCAATTGCACATGCAACCAGCGCCCTACATCATCATTGGCCATTTATAGATGGAGGCTCTGTGGAGCGTCAGAGAGGAAGCAGGTGTTGTAGGGAGAAGGCCGGCTCCTCTGAG encodes:
- the mtus1a gene encoding microtubule-associated tumor suppressor 1 homolog A isoform X2; amino-acid sequence: MDSVVEICSNTKMVHVPYNSTCFSLADEQNGNDLPSPVSARSISSLSNRSVESPPDIEMFECLSDGNSVEGDPSCSFLKSSPSPIGLIITDLHNDAHNDNSRCSGDGSADGSSRASSPSLSSAGQSVSESSSEPPCRSFSDGSMDRVLRSNSFCLQDSDQALSISYLAESAGSPATPSDLGMPSLQDLGGTPKEQRKHLHLGDVPFNPHNQTYFLDECTGLPALSVAAKARGSPLAVPTSKFDYVSPGSYRTGHSALKLRHSNTQGSGQLLTAGDSTFVVPACEERDPSNVQTSTPVQSLSNKTFCLPTLNESPFTKEPGDQGSSKADCIKEQPGPGPTVTEATVAPKVKKFTKPDFSSVKSKIFSRQASTQKSSNPPVVQASPFPSSKRKEVQVQKPAHPTRNKPSPTSAAVSSPSATPKRIAFSRVEAPPSDKQEKPPASHKKLMFPRPRPRLWSDSSSVPKTKADTQHQRGKTAPPNFIAKVYKAVTQSKAVPQRQQLKSIQGHQNGSTFPQEDALSKKGPESRLERTKISPKTASTKPAGSVTGPAVGPGAGPGAGLEERKGRFGVQSSPCRERGAPGSPAAGGSGPRQTPTMARLRLGSNRGFSPNKDSQAPGQSKNVLNNVSTGSGSSRPLDAVSGVKSSPKRALPPVAPSRIPTQPQGAIRNISGPSQSSGHNSQGYGESQCNSGGRAASSKASALRPKLQTPAKNTTRTAVYRSAASSNPPAIKPVSSTSKKIPPTRLARPNTVQPVDKNKSRPNARNPPPPPPQQQQQQQQQVNGHRDPAAPEGKARSADYQAQSGRSTDTIQELKKLLLGSNCRFEAVTVVLQRCIAEHEESLRKCGELSQELVNLREELVNSSQSCDRLEQEKEDLRAAFDGVLQKLQEQHRNDLADLEERLRTFYAAEWEKVHQAYQEEADKCKAQMEQQLESLNSKHEVLKKDLEASHADRMESIKQQHELSLEELRKAHEAEMQTLDNALKETEVNLTGQIEELRTENSALNEKLKEDERRREMFADSQDSHTLYLEQELESLKVVLEIKNKQLHQQDKRLMQMDKVLEKNVKVDECLQKVQQENEDLKARMDRHMALSRQLSTEQAVLQESLQKESNVNKRLSMENEELLWKLHNGDLSSPRKLSPTSPSMSLQSPRNSGVFSSPPVSPR
- the mtus1a gene encoding microtubule-associated tumor suppressor 1 homolog A isoform X1 — translated: MDSVVEICSNTKMVHVPYNSTCFSLADEQNGNDLPSPVSARSISSLSNRSVESPPDIEMFECLSDGNSVEGDPSCSFLKSSPSPIGLIITDLHNDAHNDNSRCSGDGSADGSSRASSPSLSSAGQSVSESSSEPPCRSFSDGSMDRVLRSNSFCLQDSDQALSISYLAESAGSPATPSDLGMPSLQDLGGTPKEQRKHLHLGDVPFNPHNQTYFLDECTGLPALSVAAKARGSPLAVPTSKFDYVSPGSYRTGHSALKLRHSNTQGSGQLLTAGDSTFVVPACEERDPSNVQTSTPVQSLSNKTFCLPTLNESPFTKEPGDQGSSKADCIKEQPGPGPTVTEATVAPKVKKFTKPDFSSVKSKIFSRQASTQKSSNPPVVQASPFPSSKRKEVQVQKPAHPTRNKPSPTSAAVSSPSATPKRIAFSRVEAPPSDKQEKPPASHKKLMFPRPRPRLWSDSSSVPKTKADTQHQRGKTAPPNFIAKVYKAVTQSKAVPQRQQLKSIQGHQNGSTFPQEDALSKKGPESRLERTKISPKTASTKPAGSVTGPAVGPGAGPGAGLEERKGRFGVQSSPCRERGAPGSPAAGGSGPRQTPTMARLRLGSNRGFSPNKDSQAPGQSKNVLNNVSTGSGSSRPLDAVSGVKSSPKRALPPVAPSRIPTQPQGAIRNISGPSQSSGHNSQGYGESQCNSGGRAASSKASALRPKLQTPAKNTTRTAVYRSAASSNPPAIKPVSSTSKKIPPTRLARPNTVQPVDKNKSRPNARNPPPPPPQQQQQQQQQVNGHRDPAAPEGKARSADYQAQSGRSTDTIQELKKLLLGSNCRFEAVTVVLQRCIAEHEESLRKCGELSQELVNLREELVNSSQSCDRLEQEKEDLRAAFDGVLQKLQEQHRNDLADLEERLRTFYAAEWEKVHQAYQEEADKCKAQMEQQLESLNSKHEVLKKDLEASHADRMESIKQQHELSLEELRKAHEAEMQTLDNALKETEVNLTGQIEELRTENSALNEKLKEDERRREMFADSQKDSHTLYLEQELESLKVVLEIKNKQLHQQDKRLMQMDKVLEKNVKVDECLQKVQQENEDLKARMDRHMALSRQLSTEQAVLQESLQKESNVNKRLSMENEELLWKLHNGDLSSPRKLSPTSPSMSLQSPRNSGVFSSPPVSPR
- the mtus1a gene encoding microtubule-associated tumor suppressor 1 homolog A isoform X3, with translation MDSVVEICSNTKMVHVPYNSTCFSLADEQNGNDLPSPVSARSISSLSNRSVESPPDIEMFECLSDGNSVEGDPSCSFLKSSPSPIGLIITDLHNDAHNDNSRCSGDGSADGSSRASSPSLSSAGQSVSESSSEPPCRSFSDGSMDRVLRSNSFCLQDSDQALSISYLAESAGSPATPSDLGMPSLQDLGGTPKEQRKHLHLGDVPFNPHNQTYFLDECTGLPALSVAAKARGSPLAVPTSKFDYVSPGSYRTGHSALKLRHSNTQGSGQLLTAGDSTFVVPACEERDPSNVQTSTPVQSLSNKTFCLPTLNESPFTKEPGDQGSSKADCIKEQPGPGPTVTEATVAPKVKKFTKPDFSSVKSKIFSRQASTQKSSNPPVVQASPFPSSKRKEVQVQKPAHPTRNKPSPTSAAVSSPSATPKRIAFSRVEAPPSDKQEKPPASHKKLMFPRPRPRLWSDSSSVPKTKADTQHQRGKTAPPNFIAKVYKAVTQSKAVPQRQQLKSIQGHQNGSTFPQEDALSKKGPESRLERTKISPKTASTKPAGSVTGPAVGPGAGPGAGLEERKGRFGVQSSPCRERGAPGSPAAGGSGPRQTPTMARLRLGSNRGFSPNKDSQAPGQSKNVLNNVSTGSGSSRPLDAVSGVKSSPKRALPPVAPSRIPTQPQGAIRNISGPSQSSGHNSQGYGESQCNSGGRAASSKASALRPKLQTPAKNTTRTVYRSAASSNPPAIKPVSSTSKKIPPTRLARPNTVQPVDKNKSRPNARNPPPPPPQQQQQQQQQVNGHRDPAAPEGKARSADYQAQSGRSTDTIQELKKLLLGSNCRFEAVTVVLQRCIAEHEESLRKCGELSQELVNLREELVNSSQSCDRLEQEKEDLRAAFDGVLQKLQEQHRNDLADLEERLRTFYAAEWEKVHQAYQEEADKCKAQMEQQLESLNSKHEVLKKDLEASHADRMESIKQQHELSLEELRKAHEAEMQTLDNALKETEVNLTGQIEELRTENSALNEKLKEDERRREMFADSQKDSHTLYLEQELESLKVVLEIKNKQLHQQDKRLMQMDKVLEKNVKVDECLQKVQQENEDLKARMDRHMALSRQLSTEQAVLQESLQKESNVNKRLSMENEELLWKLHNGDLSSPRKLSPTSPSMSLQSPRNSGVFSSPPVSPR